From Candidatus Eisenbacteria bacterium, a single genomic window includes:
- a CDS encoding LLM class flavin-dependent oxidoreductase, which yields MHVGTGLIFQATDKSRTDLEVYQNELRLGVLAERLGFQSIWGVEHHFTDYTMCPDVLQYLTYFAAKTETVQLGSMVVVLPWHDPLRVAEQVSMLDNMSNGRLILGLGRGLGRVEFEGFGVDMNESREIFIESAQMLLGGLETGVCEFDGTHVKQVRREIRPRPFKSFRDRTYAAAVSPESVEIMARLGVGILIIPQKPWDVVAAELATYRDVFQRVNGRAAPAPIVGAWTFCDEDEGRAREMAVRYIGGYWNTVVQHYELRGDHLKHTKGYETYGRLQDVVNVEGGADAATQFFLDIQVWGTPEQCFDKIMRIRSVTGLEWYNGVFSYAGMPWADVERSMRLFAREVMPRLKAVGAPESLQAKSA from the coding sequence GTGCACGTCGGAACCGGGTTGATCTTTCAGGCCACGGACAAGAGTCGGACCGATCTCGAGGTCTATCAGAACGAGCTGCGGCTCGGGGTGCTGGCGGAACGGCTCGGGTTCCAATCGATCTGGGGCGTGGAGCACCACTTCACCGACTACACGATGTGTCCGGACGTCCTCCAGTACCTCACCTACTTCGCGGCCAAGACCGAGACGGTCCAGCTCGGCTCCATGGTGGTAGTGCTGCCGTGGCACGATCCGCTGCGCGTCGCCGAGCAGGTGTCGATGCTCGACAACATGTCGAACGGCCGTCTGATCCTCGGCCTCGGGCGCGGCCTCGGCCGCGTCGAGTTCGAAGGCTTCGGCGTCGACATGAACGAGAGCCGCGAGATCTTCATCGAGTCGGCGCAGATGCTGCTCGGGGGGCTCGAGACGGGTGTCTGCGAGTTCGACGGGACGCACGTGAAGCAGGTCCGCCGCGAGATCCGCCCGCGGCCGTTCAAGAGCTTCCGCGATCGCACCTACGCCGCGGCCGTGTCGCCCGAGTCGGTCGAGATCATGGCGCGCCTCGGCGTCGGCATCCTCATCATCCCGCAGAAGCCGTGGGACGTCGTCGCGGCGGAGCTGGCGACCTATCGCGACGTGTTCCAGCGCGTGAACGGGCGTGCGGCGCCGGCGCCGATCGTCGGCGCGTGGACGTTCTGCGACGAGGACGAAGGGCGCGCCCGCGAGATGGCCGTGCGCTACATCGGCGGCTATTGGAACACCGTCGTCCAGCACTACGAGCTTCGCGGCGACCACCTGAAGCACACCAAGGGCTACGAGACGTACGGACGTCTGCAGGACGTCGTCAACGTCGAGGGTGGCGCGGACGCGGCGACCCAGTTCTTCCTCGACATCCAGGTGTGGGGCACGCCCGAGCAGTGCTTCGACAAGATCATGCGCATCCGGTCCGTCACGGGTCTGGAGTGGTACAACGGCGTCTTCAGCTACGCCGGCATGCCCTGGGCCGACGTCGAACGGAGCATGCGCCTGTTCGCGCGCGAGGTGATGCCGCGCCTGAAGGCCGTCGGCGCACCGGAGAGCCTGCAGGCGAAGTCGGCCTAG